The Lolium rigidum isolate FL_2022 chromosome 2, APGP_CSIRO_Lrig_0.1, whole genome shotgun sequence genomic interval acacttggtcaaaacatgtgcattgcaaagatccggtagtccaagttaattaggacaaggtgcgggcactattagtatactatgcatgagacttgcaacttgtaagatataatgtacataactcatatgctttattactaccgttgacaaaattgtttcatgttttcaaaataaaagctctagcacaaatatagcaatcgatgctttcctctttgaaggaccattctttttacttttatgttgagtcagttcacctatctctctccacctcaagaagcaaacacttgtgtgaactgtgcattgattcctacatacttgcatattgtacttgttatattactctatgttgactattatccatgagatatacatgttacaagttgaaagcaaccgctgaaacttaaccttccgcctacttaaagcctccgtcgcgaaacccctgatgcgaaaaaccacgatacggaaaaccttactgagacgccgccgccgcgatcccatctcgggggattctggagatctcctccggcaccctgccggagaggggattcatctcccggaggactctacaccgccatggtcgcctccggagtgatgagtgagtagttcacccctggactatgggtccatagcagtagctagatggttgtcttctcctcattgtgcttcattgttggatcttgtgagctgcctaacatgatcaagatcatctatctgtaatactctatgttgtgtttgtcgggatccgatggatagagaataccatgtcatgttaattatcaagttattacatatgtgttgtttatgatcttgcatgctctccgttactagtagaggctcggccaagtttttacttttaactccaagagggagtatttatgctcgatagtgggttcatgctcgcattgacaccgggacggtgacgagaaagttctaaggttgtgttgtgcttgttgccactagggataaaacattggcgctatgtccgaggatgtagttgttgattacattacgcaccatacttaatgcaattgtctgttgttagcaacttaatactggagggggttcggatgataacctgaaggtggacttttaggcatagatgcgagttggatggcggtctatgtactttgtcgtaatgcccaattaaatctcactatacttatcatgtcatgtatgtgcattgttatgccctctctatttgtcaattgcccgactgtaatttgttcacccaacatgcttttatcttatgggagagacacctctagtgaactatggaccccggtccattctttaatacttgaaatacaaatctgctgcaatacttgtttttactattttctctgcaaacaatcatcttccacacaatacggttaatcctttgttacagcaagccggtgagattgacaacctcactgtttcgttggggcaaagtactttggttgtgttgtgcaggttccacgttggcgccggaatctccggtgttgcgccgcactacatcccgccgccatcaaccttcaacgtgcttcttggctcctcctggttcgataaaccttggtttctttctgagggaaaacttgctgctgtgcgcatcataccttcctcttggggttgcccaacggacgtgtgaaatacacgccatcacgttccaacactgtttggaagcgacacGGACTGCTGACCatgtggagattgtgcctcacgacttggccgctttcaacaactacctccagtGATTTCatgaaaacacgcgtatcgagttagtgaagcacgcgtatgctgacgacatcttggacgaccccatcgagttcgatgaggttgcgcaaagccatcAAGACACctatgctcgcagagggagatcgacttctattgcttccgagctgagcttcgtggtaatggattctctcattaactagtacatcatctacattgccatgtgctcgcttaaattgtgtatactATGTTTGTCGCAGTGGtccgagatccaaaaaacagctgacgagtgcgaggttatgtgggaccagagcgggagagatgaaaagcctgtcggaccgttgcggcatttcattaaggtacgatcaccaactttgaatgtacgccaTTATGTTCggatggctttgtaaccatgacttccatggcgcagaacactgcacgaaagatgcggcggttagccaacttgctaggttgtcgcgaaggcgaaatccctacatcctcttctgaagaggtggaggtatggactattttgttgctgtcaaacatgtgcttactaatttcaccttttgtaatctcatgtgttcatgtttgtgaagattcctgacgacgaggaaattttgagtcaaagcattagtcgcggcaagaagcaagccccacggtcagcttaccagttgaagccaaggggcaaggctccaaaccggtacactccggaagattatgtcaaccgaggaaagaaggttgtcattgaggaggatgaggggccgccgcggagatcatctttgtcgaggatgaggaacgacgagccgttatcttcagaggaggaggagcagcaacaacaagagccacggcagcggacgaaaaggatggccgtccggaagcagcccgtgaggacggcacgtcgaggacgaaactaggatttgctacgtgttgttgtgaactctatcttcataagtatcatattgtgaaccctatgtcatttcgaaccatgtctgtaatgctacttgttgtttgatctacgtgctacgatgtgagctatgaagtgttatatgtgtatgttctcaaattgctacttgttgtgtccaatgttgtactcaaaactgttggagtatggtaggatttttcatggttttaacacaagtcaatgtgtggctcccttcacactggcgccacactgcactgtgtggcgcccgtggcatcggcgccacacatgccaacttatatcaacttttgggtcgaaaacatccaggggctccggacgataagtccttagccgttttggcgagcctctttgtgtggcgcccgtggcatcggcgccacactgtgaggtgtcgcgcccgtggcatcggcgccacacaaacagggtcgcaaaacggctaagtcccagacgatttgccttacagtatgttttggggaattaCAAATGCATGTGtgacgccgatgggaggggcgccacacatgctgccacgtcggatcggcgcaccaggtcagcgtcgagggcgccacgtcggatgggtgtgtggcgccgacaGGAGGgacgccacactggcatgtgtggtgCCCATgaaaggggcgccacacaaaagggttagatgggtgaaatagtttgcccggagagtcagtctgtgctatagttgcaacaaagagttatttttgtgtaaatcgccgcagCAGAGAGGTGGAAGAAAAACTACCAGGGGGAGCCGGATGGGGCTAGGATTTGGCCGGGGGCTGCCTGCTTGGCCGGTTGGCTAGGATTTctctcctttttattttattttatttaaaaattttttttattgtttttctGTTTGTTTTAAAACCATTTCTACAAAGATTTTAATAGTGGAATTAAACAGAGAAAGAAGGGATATTATTTGAAATAAAAGAGGGgattataaaagaaataaaatactatttaataaaatatttttgaGGTTGAAAAATagatgcatgatgtcatgattatgcataaataaaaaagaacaaacaaaatctaataggggtatttcCAGAACCGTTACACTATGTGTGCAAGGATGTTCAGTGTACTAGTCATGCGCGGTGGAAGCCTGATGTGTAGCGACACTATGGTAAACTCCCAGGGTTGCCGACGCTGCTGGTTCCTCTGCACGTCCTTTTCGCAGGCCCCATAGGTATGGAAGGGTGCGTACGTGTTCTCGCGATGAATTATCTGTGGTCATATATGCCTGATGTGTAGCGGAGTCGGTTCGGAACTGTTTTGACCGGGTCTTCGGTCTAGCTTCCCTGTTTCTGGTGGGCGGCAGGTCCGAGCGGAGTTgggttcctcctcttcgtcggagcaGCTTGGGCGGCGCGTGCGGTTTGGGGTGGCGCCGCGCGGTGGCCGGCCGTCTTCTCCGTGGCGGCTGGTTCTCCTCGCTGGTtcggctccccacttgccttcTTTGTAATTTTTTTCGCATTAGTGACGGCGGTGGATCGCGACTGTTACACATCGACGAGCGCACGCGCGTGCCCGGCAGGGAGAGCGCCGGCGGGCGACTGCATCGCAAAGGTTCTTACTGCTATATTTCAGGCTGTTCTCATAAAGCTCCGTGTTTACCACTACCAGTCTTCGATTCAGCCGTCGCCTCAGCTAGGGTTTGGTTTGCTTAGGCGAAGTAGGCCGTCTTGATAGGAATAAATTTGTGCGGCGTGTATGATCTATAGAGCAGCCGCTCAATTTGCGTAATTCCGTCCTCGATCTGTTGTAGAATTGATGACCGCAGTATAATCTATGCATTTCTGCCTTCGTATGTCCCTACTCCATGCTTGCGTTTCACATGTGTATTGGCACCAGCTGTTTTAGTTTCGATCTGTTTTCATACGGATAGTAAGAAAGCTCTAAAGCTACTGTCTTGTTTCCCCTGATCGGTTTGCCTGTTTCCATATTTAGGATACCAAATCGTTGTTCCTTTTTTCAGTACAAACCATGAAAGCATTAGCAGCCATGTTCGTGTTTTAGGAAAGACTGGGATGCCTGATGAGCGTGCATGACTATTGTGCTTACAGATATACATTATACATAGGCAATAAATCACCTGGTTTGTTTATGCAGAAACAAATTGCTTTATGCTCTTTGCCGCTATGGTATAAGATTTCTCTTAAAATAAAATGCAATCATACAAGAAGTTTATTGGAGGGTTGGGCCAGGCCGAATCAGTGCAGACGGATGAACTACAGGTGTGTGCCGCAAAATTCAGACTTTTCAACAGTACTCCGGTCTGTAGTTTTCTTTCGCATTTGTCCTCGCCAAATTATCACTTGCCAGACTTCTTTGTATACCGTGCTTAAATAATCATAAACCTACATCGTATCGACCAAATTGATGAGACTGGGCCAGACCAATGGTTTCTTTCCTCTGCATTATCTGGTTAATTTATTACCATATGGAAAAGATTGCCCTAGATCTTTGACTTTTCGGGTAAGTGGAGTAGCCGTGCTTGCTTTCATTTGTTGTGACAGTTGAGAGGATTTTATAGTTTTCATTTGCCGTGTACATTATTCTTCGCATGAAAATTTGGGAGCACAAAATACCCTTCCGTTCCATGTTAAAAGCTTATAGGAAGCATAACTAAGTTGGAGGGCTATTTGATCTTCCTTGTGAATTCCACATAATTTGGTCCttgaattttgaaaaagaaaTTTTCACTCAGCTTTTCCTCCGCGAGATTTAGATCTTTTGTACAGGACTGCAATGGTGGAAGTATGACTATAGCTGTAGGCTCAAGTCGATTTTAACATATTTTCCTTTTTAGCAGAAGACTGAACATTTTGATTTAGGCAAGGTGCCTTCATCGTGCACCTTCACCACATTTAGTCGAATGGTAGGTCTGCCTGTGGCATATACAAttggaaaataaaataaatagcacAACGCATGGAAGAAAAGAATGCAAAGTACCGGACTACTTTCGGACGGGTGTTacacatagtttaaaatagcaggCTGTTTCATTTAGCCGCGATAATTTTTGAAGCTAATAAAGTCTACAGCCAGAATATAGCAGGTTAATCCATTTGGCGTCATTTCATAAACATCttaccaaaaaatagaaaaagtatGACCCAAACACAATTTGAGCTACAGCTCAGTCAACCATTGAAGAGAAACAAATATTGAGATATTCAACTCACAAGTTTTGTTGAATCATATTGAAGACATACAGAAATCATGAGACAAAATGTAGAGAAGAAAAAATCAGAAAGCAAGAAGTATAGCTCCTAAATTAGGAACTAAATATGGCTATATAcagcttttttcgataaagtaTAGCTCCTAAAAATCAGAAGTATAGCTCCTAAATTAGGAACTAAATCAGAATCATATTGGTGTTTTTTCGCATTTATCCTATAAACGCTGTAACTGCGGCGAATGTTCTCCCAAAAGGCTATAACCGGCTAGAACTCTGGTCGTAGGCTGTATTCTTATTAATCGCGCTTAGAAGCATACCACGTGCGTCTGTGACATGCAGCTCtgcaacaaagaaaaaaaaaacgcatAGAAAAGAAAACTGCATTTGGAAAACCTGAACGGAAAACATTGTATTCGTGCCGGCAGTAGGAGAGTAATAACTGTCTTACCCTTGTGCAGTCTTACCCTTGTGCAGATGTCGACAATGGATGATGTCCTTGGAACTGATCCTATCAGTCCATGCTGTATGGCCGATAGGAAGTATAGATCCACGCTTGGGCGCGTTAGATCGGCCCAAGAAACTACCCTTGTTGAGCTGAGGCTACCTTTGGACAGGGCTGACGAGGCAATGCATGTGGAGAACGCTGGCTTTGCTTCTATTGCATTGCCTGACACTACTGACATTGTTTTCGAGCAATGGCTTGGTGCCCTACTAAGAGACATAGCCAGGTCCAGAGCTACGGAACCTCCTCTATCGGTTGGTATTGCTATTGCGGCTTTTGCATTGATGTCTTATTTCAGAAAAAGATTTATGAAACTGCCGTCCAGTAAAGTCCTATACAAATATTTTATATTTCGCTGCCTTTTGTTTTCCACGGGCTCATTGTGTGTTTGAGGAAAAATGAATGGCTGACCACGCTCATTTGCTTGCATTTTGATCACGCAATGATCAGTGTACCGATGGGAAAAGAAGCTGAGGGGCGTGAAGGATCCACCAGAGAGTTCTTTAGTCCGAAGTGGGTACCTGCACTTCAGGCAATCTGGCGCCTGCAGTGCTCACAGAGCAATTTTATCTGTTTCTTCTGACTCCAAGACACCACGTCCAATAACAGGTATAGAAACACACAGAGCTGCACACACTTCCGAGAGTAACATGCGTTATTGCTTAGCATCTAGCCCATGCTTACATATTTGCGTGTGTTCAATCTAACACGCAGGATGCTCCAGTTCAGAGGATACTCATCATCGATATCTCCAGCCCAAGCCTATGAGTGCGCCTTCTCGAATGGTGGGTGATGGAGCAAGCAATCCTGTGTGGCCACTGCACCGGCGTATGTACGGATGCGTGAGAGGCTCTACACTTCCATCATGCTTGATCTGGAGGATGGGATGTCGAAAGTGAGGGACCGATATGAGAAAGCACCTAACACGAAACTTGAATAGGCAAGCATTTATCTTATATGCTTCAGATTCTGTGCAGGAACTAAATTTTAGGCTGGGAAGATATGGAAGAGTGGGTAGCCTGGCATTTTGATAATAAGGGAGTTTTCTCGCTGAAGTCGGCTTACCGTGTGGGAGTAAGTTTACGATACTCCAAGCAAGATTATGATGCAAGCTCCTCATCATCTACAGATGTAGTATCACCTCTGGAATTTTTTTGGAGTTTGAAGCTGCCAAGTAAAGTAAAGATCTGCACTTGGAGGTTATGTCACAACAGCTTGCCGACACACATGAATATTAAGCGTAAACGAGTAGAACTGGATATCAGGTGTCCGATGTGTAATCGGGCAGATGAGGATGGCGGCCATTTATTTCCTAAATGCGAAAGGTTAAACCTGTAAGACGCAGCCTGCTTTTAGAGGATATCTGGCTTCTACTTGAAAGTGTGCCAAACCCCATGGTGATGATGGATATGTTATGGGCTCTTCCTGACAATTGTTCTCCTGTGGGACTGGTGGTCAACGAGGAACAAACTGAATGCGGGAGCAGTCTCTGGAAGAAATATGCCACGCAATTAAGAAACATGTTCTGGAGTTCAACCATGTCAATGCTTAAAGCAATTGTGTGAATTCTTCAACGATTCCAACTAGCTATGTGGAGCCTGCCGCTTGGAGTAGTCCACCTATCAATTTCGTCAAGGTTAACTTTGATGCATCCTTTCTGGAGAATTCGAAGACCGGTgcctggattttttttttccCAAACTGATACATGTGACTTCATTGCGGCTGAGGCAGGCAAACTGAAGCATGTACGACATGCTCTGCAAGCTGAGATGAATGTGTGCACTCCAGCGACTGAAGGTGCAGCTGCACTCGGCTTAAATTGCGCTGTTTTTGAGTCTGATAATCAGACTTTGGTGAATGCCCTGAAGACTACTAGCTACGACCTATCAGATACTGGAGTCCCGCTACGTGAAATAAGAAGTGTTTGCAGCTGTTCTTTTGAGTCTTTTGAATTCAGGTTTAATCCCAGATCATGTAACAATTGATAAAGTAGAGCATAAACTAGCACAGTACGCCCTAGAGTGCTCAGGTTGGGCAGATTCCGCCCCAGACTTCGCATCTGCCTTAGTGGCTAGTGAGTTTGCTAAACGTTCTGTTTAATGGAATTTCTCCTTTTCAAAAAGAAAACATATTCCTTTGCGCAGGTGACTACTGAGACGACTTCATGCAACGAGAAGCTTCGCTTCAGGAGACTCACAATGCAACGAGAAGCTCAGCTTCAGGAGACTCGCAATAACTTGACAGTGTTGTGGCTAAATGTGTTGCTTTCCATCGCAATAACCTGACAGTGTTGTGGCTGAATGTGTTGCTTTCCATGTAGTCCATAACTACGACACCTTCCGCGCACAAAAAAAGTCACACCGATAATGCAGGAATTAAAGAAAGCTACAAGGCTCCACCACGCTATACCCCCATGAACacataaaaacaaacaaaaaagattCACATAAACAGCGACAAAGAAAGACCAGATAATCTAATCAAGAAACATCGGAGATCGGCGCGGCAAGACGCGCATGGACCATCTAGTACCGATTCAATCTGGACTCTCTCACGATGGTAGTCCTAGAATCGAATTTTGAGCCGCATCTACCGGTTTTTCTATTGGCAATTCTTTTAGGCAGGATACGAAGCCTGCTTGATCGACGCAACAACCGGTTTGACGAAACATCGGAAGGCACTGGGAGACCCGGTTGCAGATCGGAAGGCACTGGGAGTCTCGGTTTTTTTGACGGGCGAAAATTTGTTCTGGTTTTTTTTTACCTACCAACACTATCGATCCGTAATTTATTAGTAGAGATTAAGGTAAGCAAGGTGAACTCTGCGTCTAGCTGGACGCGTGTTGCCAGGAGACGTTGCATGTATCAATTACCTATCAATCATTTTGCGGACGTAGGTAAGTTGCTTAACAGAACAACAAAACAAAACGACTGCCGTGTGCCGTCACCCTGCACTGGAGAGCCTAgaatgcataaaattagtatcgACCAGCTGTGAAAAAGGAGCATCTTAACTTGACTCTTATGTCTTGCTTACACAATGAAAAACGCATTAACCTTAGAGGGAGACTAATGACCTTCAACAGTTATGGGCTCACCTGTCTAATATCTCGCTCGGTGCATGCCGTCACGATGGTAGTCCTAGATTCGATTTTTGAGCTGCATCTACCGGTTTTTCTATTGGCGATTCTTTTAGGCAGGATACGAAGCCTGCTTGATCGACGCAATAACCGGTTTGACGAAACATCGGAAGGCACTGGGAGACCCGGTTGCAGATCGGAAGGCACTAGGAGTCTCGGTTTTTTTGACGGGCGAAAATTTGTTCTGGTTTTTTTTACCTACCAACACTATCGATCCGTAATTTATTAGTAGAGATTAAGGTAAGCAAGGTGAACTCTGCGTCTAGCTGGACGCGCGTTGCCGGGAGACGTTGCATGTATCAATTACCTATCAATCATTTTGCGAACGTAGGTAAGTTGCTTAACAGAACAACAAAACAAAACGACTGCCGTGTGCCGTCACCCTGCACTGGAGAGCCTAgaatgcataaaattagtatcgACCAGCTGTGAAAAAGGAGCATCTTGACTTGACTCTTATGTCTTGCTTACACAATGAAAGACGCATTAACCTTAGAGGGAGACTAATGACCTTCAACAGTTATGGGCTCACCTGTCTAATATCTCGCTCGGTGCGTGCCGTCACGATGGTAGTCCTAGATTCGATTTTTGAGCCGCATCTACCGGTTTTTCTATTGGCGATTCTTTTAGGCAGGATAGGAAGCCTGCTTGATCGACGCAACAACCGGTTTGACGAAACATCGGAAGGCACTGGGAGACCCGGTTGCAGATCGGAAGGCACTGGGATTCTCGGTTTTTTTTACGGGTGAAAATTTGTTCTGGTTTTTTTTACCTACCAACACTATCGATCCGTAATTTATTAGTAGAGATTAAGGTAAGCAAGGTGAACTCTGCGTCTAGCTGGACGCGTGTTGCCGGGAGACGTTGCATGTATCAATTACCTATCAATCATTTTGCGGACGTAGGTAAGTTGCTTAACAGAACAACAAAACAAAACGACTGCCGTGTGCCGTCACCCTGCACTGGAGAGCCTAGAATGCATAAAATTAGTGTCGACCAGCTGTGAAAAAGGAGCATCTTGACTTGACTCTTATGTCTTGCTTACACAATGAAAGACGCATTAACCTTAGAGGGAGACTAATGACCTTCAACAGTTATGGGCTCACCTGTCTAATATCTCGCTCGGTGCGTGCCGTCGTTAGACCAAATTACTGATGTTGTCCTCAACAAAAGCAATCAGGACCACACAGATGATTGCATCTTTACCAGAaccaaagaaaaagggaaaacacCAAATCTTATTCCACTTGCCGATATGGCTTTCCAGTCAACCTGCAAATATTGCTTCCCTAGCTAGATCACGTAGCTTGGTATATATATACTGTATGGGACTGTGCCTAgtttaaaataaaatagaaggCATCACTACCCGGCTTTAAAATAATAAAGACTTTGCAAGTCTACAAGATTCAACCACACAGGCTGCTGGAGACCAGCTTAAGTTTCACAAACTAACAAACAAAGTTTTAAGGCAACACTTGACTGAATAAGAACTTATATATGCCTGGTTACCTCTTATTTTGCATGAGAAACAATGCCATGAAAAGTGAAGATGGAAACTGTAGAGGATATCGGACTGCCTGCATGTGCAATGGACCATTTCATTTGATATGTGCTTGGAGATCTTTCAGAACAAACCTTATTGGTAATTAATCGCTGCTCATCTACATCAGGTTCCAAACGCAATAATCTCATAAAATACGACACTCCCTCCATTTCAAAACAAGTGGCATTTTTAGAGTTGGGCACAATAAATAATGGTGTGAGTAATATATCATGTTTGATatttgatcatttgcaagtgtctttTTTCCCTTCCCTATAGCAACAAATCCAAGCATCAAGTGGAGTTATGTATTTTTGGGTAACAGTTTTGAaggcaaataaaaagaaaaaataaaatgacTGAAATTGCATCACATGAGAGTAGAAGCCTAGAAGGACAAATGTGCCGAGGGCAGTTTGAGAGGCCAAAATGACACACACTTGAAAC includes:
- the LOC124692068 gene encoding uncharacterized protein LOC124692068 isoform X1 — encoded protein: MAWCPTKRHSQVQSYGTSSIVYRWEKKLRGVKDPPESSLVRSGYLHFRQSGACSAHRAILSVSSDSKTPRPITGCSSSEDTHHRYLQPKPMSAPSRMVGDGASNPVWPLHRRMYGCVRGSTLPSCLIWRMGCRKFCAGTKF
- the LOC124692068 gene encoding uncharacterized protein LOC124692068 isoform X2, which gives rise to MAWCPTKRHSQVQSYGTSSIVYRWEKKLRGVKDPPESSLVRSGYLHFRQSGACSAHRAILSVSSDSKTPRPITGCSSSEDTHHRYLQPKPMSAPSRMVGDGASNPVWPLHRRMYGCVRGSTLPSCLIWRMGCRKN